One genomic region from Cryptococcus neoformans var. grubii H99 chromosome 10, complete sequence encodes:
- a CDS encoding multiprotein-bridging factor 1, which produces MSDWDKPTVIGFRQQKPTVAKGSSLNAAQRAGLVISSESKGAGQSKGPADHQRIAKLDRDDAPKPPEKVSADVGKAVATARMAIKNAEGKSMTQKELATSVNAKPQDIADLESGRAVPDQALLGKLERKLNVKLRGAKNLIGTPLHPKKK; this is translated from the exons ATG TCTGACTGGGATAAGCCTACCGTCATCGGTTTCCGACAACAGAAGCCTACTGTTGCTAAGGGCTCTTCTTTGAATG CTGCTCAACGAGCCGGTCTTGTCATTTCTTCAGAGTCTAAGGGTGCTGGCCAGTCGAAGGGTC CTGCCGACCATCAACGGATTGCTAAGCTTGACCGAGATGACGCCCCTAAGCCCCCAGAGAAGGTCAGCGCTGA CGTTGGTAAGGCCGTGGCTACTGCACGAATGGCGATCAAAAACGCGGAGGGCAAGAGTATGACCCAGAAGGAGCTTGCCACTTCAGTCAACGCTAAGCCTCAAGAT ATTGCTGACCTCGAGTCTGGGCGAGCTGTCCCTGACCAAGCTCTTTTGGGCAAGTTGGAGAGAAAGCTCAATGTCAAACTGCGTGGAGCCAAGAATCTCATCGGTAcacctcttcatcccaaaAAGAAGTAA